Proteins found in one Neodiprion lecontei isolate iyNeoLeco1 chromosome 6, iyNeoLeco1.1, whole genome shotgun sequence genomic segment:
- the LOC107225278 gene encoding palmitoyltransferase ZDHHC16B isoform X3 — translation MEPMFWFVDNFAGWLGPLFVVMVTLLTASIVAIAYWIGLPYWWDKSPAMTVVLILIGNWLLLNVSFHYYMGVAVPAGYPPKGELIPEAVSICKKCIKPKPPRTHHCSVCNKCVLKMDHHCPWLNNCVGHYNHRHFFQYMVFTVVGILFIMIFGVEIAYQEFFPEQDPDLEGHPVRINNSLIIPVTESLEHLSQEELDEIARQAAITQMKDWKRKAIIYAAMISLGTFGALGALAWWHSGLITRGETSIEARINKTESEKYKAKGWVYQNPYDFGPRENWRIFLGLNGRSWWHILFPSTHGPYGDGLTWNSIHDAKLS, via the exons ATGGAACCGATGTTCTGGTTTGTTGATAATTTCGCTGGGTGGCTTGGTCCG TTGTTCGTAGTAATGGTGACCTTGTTGACTGCATCCATCGTCGCAATTGCCTATTGGATAGGGCTGCCCTATTGGTGGGACAAGAGTCCAGCGATGACTGTAGTATTGATATTAATAGGGAATTGGTTACTACTAAACGTCAGCTTCCACTACTACATGGGCGTCGCTGTTCCTGCCGGGTACCCTCCTAAAGGAGAACTCATTCCAGAGGCTGTCAGTATTTGCAAAAAGTGTATCAAGCCGAAACCACCAAGAACACATCATTGCTCGGTATGCAATAAATGTGTTCTTAAGATGGACCATCATTGCC CGTGGCTGAATAACTGCGTCGGACACTACAATCACAGGCATTTCTTTCAATACATGGTCTTCACAGTTGttggaattttattcattatgaTATTTGGAGTAGAGATTGCCTATCAAGAATTCTTTCCAGAACAGGATCCTGATTTGGAAGGGCATCCTGTACGGATAAATAATTCTCTCATCATTCCAGTG acgGAAAGTCTGGAACATTTGAGTCAAGAAGAGCTTGATGAAATCGCCCGACAGGCTGCCATAACGCAAATGAAAGATTGGAAACGAAAAGCAATAATTTACGCCGCAATGATAAGTCTGGGCACATTTGGAGCATTAGGAGCTCTGGCCTGGTGGCATTCAGGCCTAATTACGAGGGGAGAAACAAGCATTGAAGctcgaataaataaaacagagtCCGAAAAGTATAAAGCCAAAGGTTGGGTGTATCAGAACCCGTACGATTTTGGACCTAGAGAGAATTGGAGAATATTCCTAGGGCTGAATGGAag AAGTTGGTGGCACATTCTTTTCCCATCGACACACGGGCCCTACGGAGATGGCCTTACATGGAACTCAATTCACGATGCAAAACTTTCATGA
- the LOC107225278 gene encoding palmitoyltransferase ZDHHC16A isoform X4 — translation MVTLLTASIVAIAYWIGLPYWWDKSPAMTVVLILIGNWLLLNVSFHYYMGVAVPAGYPPKGELIPEAVSICKKCIKPKPPRTHHCSVCNKCVLKMDHHCPWLNNCVGHYNHRHFFQYMVFTVVGILFIMIFGVEIAYQEFFPEQDPDLEGHPVRINNSLIIPVTESLEHLSQEELDEIARQAAITQMKDWKRKAIIYAAMISLGTFGALGALAWWHSGLITRGETSIEARINKTESEKYKAKGWVYQNPYDFGPRENWRIFLGLNGRSWWHILFPSTHGPYGDGLTWNSIHDAKLS, via the exons ATGGTGACCTTGTTGACTGCATCCATCGTCGCAATTGCCTATTGGATAGGGCTGCCCTATTGGTGGGACAAGAGTCCAGCGATGACTGTAGTATTGATATTAATAGGGAATTGGTTACTACTAAACGTCAGCTTCCACTACTACATGGGCGTCGCTGTTCCTGCCGGGTACCCTCCTAAAGGAGAACTCATTCCAGAGGCTGTCAGTATTTGCAAAAAGTGTATCAAGCCGAAACCACCAAGAACACATCATTGCTCGGTATGCAATAAATGTGTTCTTAAGATGGACCATCATTGCC CGTGGCTGAATAACTGCGTCGGACACTACAATCACAGGCATTTCTTTCAATACATGGTCTTCACAGTTGttggaattttattcattatgaTATTTGGAGTAGAGATTGCCTATCAAGAATTCTTTCCAGAACAGGATCCTGATTTGGAAGGGCATCCTGTACGGATAAATAATTCTCTCATCATTCCAGTG acgGAAAGTCTGGAACATTTGAGTCAAGAAGAGCTTGATGAAATCGCCCGACAGGCTGCCATAACGCAAATGAAAGATTGGAAACGAAAAGCAATAATTTACGCCGCAATGATAAGTCTGGGCACATTTGGAGCATTAGGAGCTCTGGCCTGGTGGCATTCAGGCCTAATTACGAGGGGAGAAACAAGCATTGAAGctcgaataaataaaacagagtCCGAAAAGTATAAAGCCAAAGGTTGGGTGTATCAGAACCCGTACGATTTTGGACCTAGAGAGAATTGGAGAATATTCCTAGGGCTGAATGGAag AAGTTGGTGGCACATTCTTTTCCCATCGACACACGGGCCCTACGGAGATGGCCTTACATGGAACTCAATTCACGATGCAAAACTTTCATGA
- the LOC107225278 gene encoding palmitoyltransferase ZDHHC16B isoform X1 codes for MSNIRWSFAGAPTALRLGVKKKWFRLQIVVKSLFYNHFLDWGYVCDVLMEPMFWFVDNFAGWLGPLFVVMVTLLTASIVAIAYWIGLPYWWDKSPAMTVVLILIGNWLLLNVSFHYYMGVAVPAGYPPKGELIPEAVSICKKCIKPKPPRTHHCSVCNKCVLKMDHHCPWLNNCVGHYNHRHFFQYMVFTVVGILFIMIFGVEIAYQEFFPEQDPDLEGHPVRINNSLIIPVTESLEHLSQEELDEIARQAAITQMKDWKRKAIIYAAMISLGTFGALGALAWWHSGLITRGETSIEARINKTESEKYKAKGWVYQNPYDFGPRENWRIFLGLNGRSWWHILFPSTHGPYGDGLTWNSIHDAKLS; via the exons ATGTCGAATATACGATGGTCTTTCGCTGGTGCCCCTACAGCTTTGAG GTTAGgcgtaaaaaagaaatggttTCGACTTCAAATCGTGGTCAAGTCGTtattttacaatcattttttggACTGGGGTTACGTATGCGACGTTCTGATGGAACCGATGTTCTGGTTTGTTGATAATTTCGCTGGGTGGCTTGGTCCG TTGTTCGTAGTAATGGTGACCTTGTTGACTGCATCCATCGTCGCAATTGCCTATTGGATAGGGCTGCCCTATTGGTGGGACAAGAGTCCAGCGATGACTGTAGTATTGATATTAATAGGGAATTGGTTACTACTAAACGTCAGCTTCCACTACTACATGGGCGTCGCTGTTCCTGCCGGGTACCCTCCTAAAGGAGAACTCATTCCAGAGGCTGTCAGTATTTGCAAAAAGTGTATCAAGCCGAAACCACCAAGAACACATCATTGCTCGGTATGCAATAAATGTGTTCTTAAGATGGACCATCATTGCC CGTGGCTGAATAACTGCGTCGGACACTACAATCACAGGCATTTCTTTCAATACATGGTCTTCACAGTTGttggaattttattcattatgaTATTTGGAGTAGAGATTGCCTATCAAGAATTCTTTCCAGAACAGGATCCTGATTTGGAAGGGCATCCTGTACGGATAAATAATTCTCTCATCATTCCAGTG acgGAAAGTCTGGAACATTTGAGTCAAGAAGAGCTTGATGAAATCGCCCGACAGGCTGCCATAACGCAAATGAAAGATTGGAAACGAAAAGCAATAATTTACGCCGCAATGATAAGTCTGGGCACATTTGGAGCATTAGGAGCTCTGGCCTGGTGGCATTCAGGCCTAATTACGAGGGGAGAAACAAGCATTGAAGctcgaataaataaaacagagtCCGAAAAGTATAAAGCCAAAGGTTGGGTGTATCAGAACCCGTACGATTTTGGACCTAGAGAGAATTGGAGAATATTCCTAGGGCTGAATGGAag AAGTTGGTGGCACATTCTTTTCCCATCGACACACGGGCCCTACGGAGATGGCCTTACATGGAACTCAATTCACGATGCAAAACTTTCATGA
- the LOC107225278 gene encoding palmitoyltransferase ZDHHC16B isoform X2, whose translation MSNIRWSFAGAPTALRLGVKKKWFRLQIVVKSLFYNHFLDWGYVCDVLMEPMFWFVDNFAGWLGPLFVVMVTLLTASIVAIAYWIGLPYWWDKSPAMTVVLILIGNWLLLNVSFHYYMGVAVPAGYPPKGELIPEAVSICKKCIKPKPPRTHHCSVCNKCVLKMDHHCPWLNNCVGHYNHRHFFQYMVFTVVGILFIMIFGVEIAYQEFFPEQDPDLEGHPVRINNSLIIPVTESLEHLSQEELDEIARQAAITQMKDWKRKAIIYAAMISLGTFGALGALAWWHSGLITRGETSIEARINKTESEKYKAKGWVYQNPYDFGPRENWRIFLGLNGSWWHILFPSTHGPYGDGLTWNSIHDAKLS comes from the exons ATGTCGAATATACGATGGTCTTTCGCTGGTGCCCCTACAGCTTTGAG GTTAGgcgtaaaaaagaaatggttTCGACTTCAAATCGTGGTCAAGTCGTtattttacaatcattttttggACTGGGGTTACGTATGCGACGTTCTGATGGAACCGATGTTCTGGTTTGTTGATAATTTCGCTGGGTGGCTTGGTCCG TTGTTCGTAGTAATGGTGACCTTGTTGACTGCATCCATCGTCGCAATTGCCTATTGGATAGGGCTGCCCTATTGGTGGGACAAGAGTCCAGCGATGACTGTAGTATTGATATTAATAGGGAATTGGTTACTACTAAACGTCAGCTTCCACTACTACATGGGCGTCGCTGTTCCTGCCGGGTACCCTCCTAAAGGAGAACTCATTCCAGAGGCTGTCAGTATTTGCAAAAAGTGTATCAAGCCGAAACCACCAAGAACACATCATTGCTCGGTATGCAATAAATGTGTTCTTAAGATGGACCATCATTGCC CGTGGCTGAATAACTGCGTCGGACACTACAATCACAGGCATTTCTTTCAATACATGGTCTTCACAGTTGttggaattttattcattatgaTATTTGGAGTAGAGATTGCCTATCAAGAATTCTTTCCAGAACAGGATCCTGATTTGGAAGGGCATCCTGTACGGATAAATAATTCTCTCATCATTCCAGTG acgGAAAGTCTGGAACATTTGAGTCAAGAAGAGCTTGATGAAATCGCCCGACAGGCTGCCATAACGCAAATGAAAGATTGGAAACGAAAAGCAATAATTTACGCCGCAATGATAAGTCTGGGCACATTTGGAGCATTAGGAGCTCTGGCCTGGTGGCATTCAGGCCTAATTACGAGGGGAGAAACAAGCATTGAAGctcgaataaataaaacagagtCCGAAAAGTATAAAGCCAAAGGTTGGGTGTATCAGAACCCGTACGATTTTGGACCTAGAGAGAATTGGAGAATATTCCTAGGGCTGAATGGAag TTGGTGGCACATTCTTTTCCCATCGACACACGGGCCCTACGGAGATGGCCTTACATGGAACTCAATTCACGATGCAAAACTTTCATGA